A stretch of DNA from Sphingomonas sp. SORGH_AS_0879:
CGGCACCACGGGCGAGGCGGCGACCATGCCCAAGGACGAGCATTTCCATGTCGTCCGGGTCTGCGTCGACCAGGCGCGCGGGCGGGTGCCGGTGATCGCCGGGGCGGGCTCCAACGATACGATCGTGGCGATCGAGAATCTGAAAGCCGCGCAGCAAGCGGGCGCCGATGCCGCGCTGATGGTGCCGCCCTATTACAACCGCCCCAGCCAGGAGGGGATCGCCCGCCACTTCGCCGAGCTGGCCAAGTCCGCCCCGCTGCCGATCGTGCTCTATAACGTGCCGGGGCGCACGGTGACGGATATCCAGCCCGCGACGCTGATCCGCATCGTCCAGGCCGCGCCGGAGGTGTTCGTCGGCGTCAAGGATGCCAGCGGCGCGCTGGCCCGGGTGTCGCATCATCGCGGTGCGCTCGGCGGCGATTTCTGCCAGCTTTCGGGCAATGACGATCTGGCCCTGGCGTTCAACGCGATAGGCGGGGTGGGCTGTATCTCGGTCACCGCCAATGTCGCGCCGCGCCTGTGCGCGCAGTTTCAGGCGGCGTGCGCGGCGGGGGATATGGCGCGCGCGCTGGAACTGCACGACCGGCTGTTCCCGCTGCACGAGGCGATGTTCGGCGATGCCTCGCCGGGGCCCGTCAAATATGCGCTCAGCCGGATCATCGGGCATTTCCCCACCGGCGTCCGCCTGCCCATGACCTGGCCGTCCGAAGCGGCACGTGCGCAGGTCGATGCCGCCTTGGCACATGCCGGACTGATCTGACCCGGCCTTTCTCGCGCCGCAATCCCCGATGAACCTCGGCGTCGCCGATTGGCGGCGTTGGGAGAGTCGGGCGATGTGGACGCTGGTGATGATCGCACTTCAGTCCGGCGCGGTGGCGGGGCCGGTGCTTCCGGCGCCTCGGCGGCCGCAGACGGCGAGGCGTTGTCCACCCAGCGATGCGGGTGACGATGTGGTCGTGTGCGGTCGGTCGTCCGACGCCTACCGGATCGGCACGCTTCCCGACTATTCTTCGCCGACGAGGCTTCCCGACGCGCGCACCAAAATTCCCGGTTTGGGCACCCTTTCCGCCGAGACCGAGCAAGCCGGGGTCGGCGGCTTTCCCAGTAACCGGGCGATGATCCGGCTGAAGATTCCGCTGGGCGGTCGTCGCAAGCCCTGACCGTTCCATTCCGGAAACGAGACAAAGGCCGAACAGCGGCTTTTCATGTTCGGTTCGAGCGCCTACATCGGCCCATCCATGCGCCCGAAACCCCAGACATTCGACAAGAAGAAGATCGTCGCCGAGAACCGGCGCGCCCGCTTCGATTATGCCATCGAGACGACCTATGAGGCCGGTATCGCCCTGACCGGGACCGAGGTGAAGTCGCTCCGCTTCGGCGAGGGCTCGATCGCCGAATCCTATGCCGAGGTGCGCGGCGAGGAGGTGTGGCTGGTCAATTCCAACGTGCCCGAATTCAGCCATGGCAACCGCTTCAACCACGAAGCGAAGCGCCCGCGTAAATTGCTCCTTCATGAGCGCGAAATAAACAAGCTGCACGGTGCGGTGGCGCGCGAGGGCATGACCCTGGTGCCACTGATGATCTATTTTAACTCGCGCGGTCGCGCGAAGGTGGAGCTGGCGTTGGCGAAGGGCAAGAAGGCGCACGACAAGCGCGACTCGATCAAGGAACGCGATTGGAAGCGTGAGCAGGGCCGGATCCTGCGCGATCGCGGCTGATGGCCTCGGCCGTGCCCACCCTGTGGGGCCGATCCATGGCCTGGGTCCGGCGCAACATGCCGACCCGCGATTCGATGGAGAAGAACCGGCTGCTCCGGCCGGTCGCGCACCGCGTGCTCGCGCCCGAGCTGTGGCGCTTCACCCGGCGGTCGGTGCCGCGCGGCGTGGCGCTGGGCGTCGTGGCGGGCTTCCTGTTTCCGGTGGCGCAGATCGCCATCGCCGCCGTCTTCGCGCTGCCGTTCCGCGCCAATGTGCCGGTCGCGGCGCTGACCACCTTCATCACCAATCCGCTGACCACGCCGATCCTGTGGTTGATCGCCTATCGCATCGGCACCTTCCTGCTCCGCAGCGAGACGCCGCTCAACACCCAGCCCGTGGCCGAGGCGGCGACCGGCTGGCTGCAATGGGCGTTCAGCGCCTTTCACTGGTTGTGGGAGCAGGGCCCGGCCTTCGGCCTGGGCCTCTGCGTCCTGACCGGCGGATGCGCGGTGGTCGGCTATGCGGCCTCGGCGCTCGGCTGGCGGCTGTGGATCGGGCGCAAGTGGCGTAACCGCCCGAGATCGCCTGCGATTTGATAGCGGTATCGCGCTTCGACGCGTGTTTCTAACGGTTTGACTGGGCGTATCGGCTCGCTACAACAGCGTCATCCATCTCCTTTTCGGGAATTCCGATGCGCTCTCTGCTGATCGCCGCACTCCTCACGACCGCCATTTCCCCCGCCATCGCCCAAACGAAGAACCCGGTCGACAAGGCCGCCGTCGGTCCGGTCAAGCCCAATGCCAAGAACGGCCCGGAGATCGGGGACTTCGGCTTCGACATGGCCGGTCGCGATACCGCGGTGAAGCCGGGCGACGACTTTTTCGATTATTCCAACGGCACCTGGTACAGGGCGACGACGATCCCCGCCGACCGCTCATCCTATGGCATGTTCCACGTCCTTCAGGACCGCTCGCTGGAGCAGACCCGCACCATCCTGGATGACGCGGCAAAGCAGCCGGGGAACAAGGCCGGCGACTTCTATGCCAGCTTCATGGACGAGGCGGCGGTCAATGCGAAGGGTGTGACCCCGGTCAAGCCCTGGCTCGACCAGCTTCGCGCGACCAGGGATCGCGACGCGCTGGCGATCGAAATCGCCAAGCTTCAGCGGCAGGGCGTCGGTTCGCCCTTCGGTGTCTATATCGGCCAGGACGACAAGGCGCCCGACACCTATATTCCCAATTTCGGCCAGAGCGGCCTGGGCCTGCCTGATCGCGACTATTATCTGAAGGACGACGCCAAGCTGGCGACGATCCGCACCGCCTATCAGGCCTATCTCGCCCGGATGCTGACGCTGGCGGGCGAACAGAATGCCGAGGCGCGCGCCGCCGCCGTGTTCAACTTCGAAAAGGCGCTGGCGAATGTCCACTGGACCCGGATCGAAAGCCGCGACGCGGACAAGACCTATAACAAGTGGCTGGCGGCGGACTTCACCGCCAAGGCGCCGGGCTTTCCCTGGGCGCGATATATGGAGACGCTGGGCGTCGCGGGCCGTCCGGCCTATCTGGTGTCGCAGCCCAGCGCGATCACCGGCGAGGCCAAGATTTACAGCGAAACGCCGCTGAACGTCCTTCAGGATTATGCGATGCTCAAGGTGCTGCGCAGCTATGCCAGCTATCTGTCGAGCGATTTCGACAAGACCAACTTCGCCTTTTACGGCACCACCCTGTCGGGCACGCCGCAGCAGCAGGCCCGGTGGAAGCGCGGCGTGGGCCTGGTTTCCGAAGGGCTGGGCGAGGAAGTCGGCAAGCAATATGTCGCCAAATATTTCCCGCCGGAATCGAAGGCCGCCGCCGACGCGCTGGTCAAGAACCTGATCGCGGCGATGGGCGACCGGCTGCGCAATCTGGAATGGATGGCGCCCGAGACCAAGCAGAAGGCGCTGGCGAAGCTCGCCGCCTTCACCCCCAAGATCGGCTATCCCGACAAGTGGAAGGATTATTCCGCGCTGACCATCCAGCGCGGCGATCTGGTCGGCAATGTCGCCCGCGCCAATGCCTTCGAGTTCCAGCGTGACCTGAACAAGCTGGGCCAGCCGATCGATCGCGGCGAATGGTTCATGACGCCGATGACGATCAACGCCTATGCCAACCCGCCGATGAACGAGATCGTGTTCCCGGCGGCGATCCTCCAGCCGCCCTTCTTCGACCCGAAGGCCGATCCGGCGGTGAACTATGGCGGTATCGGCGCGGTGATCGGGCATGAGATCAGCCATCACTTCGACGATCAGGGCCGCAAATATGATGCGACCGGCAAGCTGACCGACTGGTGGACCGAGCAGGACGTGGCGCGGTTCAAGACCTTTACCGATGCGCTGGTGAAGCAATATGACGCGTACGAGCCGCTGCCCGGCCAGCATGTCCAGGGCGGCCTGACGCTGGGCGAGAATATCGCCGATCTGGCGGGGCTGACGGTGGCGCTCGATGCCTATCACAAGTCGCTGGGCGGCAAGCCCGCACCGGTGATCGACGGCACGACCGGCGACCAGCGCTTCTATTATGGCTGGGCGCAGGTGTGGCGGACCAAGTGGCGCGAACCCGCGCTGCAACAGGCTCTGCTGTCCGATCCGCACTCGCCGGGGCATCAGCGGGTGCTGACGGTCCGCAACCTCGATCCCTGGTATGCCGCCTTCAAGGTCCAGCCGACCGACAAGATGGCGCTGACCCCCGAGCAACGCGTGCGGATCTGGTAAAGTCCTGTCGGGAGACGCGTTCGGGCGCAGGATCGCGCTTGACCCATGCCGGGTCGCCGGATGAAGAGTTTCATCATGGCGATCGCGTCTCCCGAAAGATTTACCCCGGTCCGTATCGCGGGCCTCGTCTCGTTGGTGAGCGGGGTGGGGGCGGCGTCGCTGCTGTTCCTGGCGATCGGCAACTGGATCGTCGCGGCGGGATTTCTGGCCGCCGCGCTGCTCGCCTTCGGGCTGATCCTCGTCTGGCGCATCCTGACCCCCAGGGTCGAGCAGACGCGGCGGAGCGTCGACTGGGATTTCGCGCGGGTCGTTGCCGATGCCAGCCATGATGCGATCGCGGTGACCGACCGGGCCGGGCGGCTGGTCTGCGCCAACGACGCCTATGCCTCGCTCTTCCCGATGATGCCGACGCCGCCCGGCGTGCCGCTGGATGCGCCCTCGGTCGAGGCGCTGGCCCAGGCGGGGCGGGCGGCGTGGCGCGACGGGCTGGGCCGGGCGGACCGGATCGCGGTGATGGGGACCGAATTGTCGGTGCTGGTGACGCGCGCGGGCGACGAGGCCGACTTGCTCGTCTGGCGTTTCGCGGTCGCGCAGGAACAGGATCTGGCCGAAACGGTCGAGCGGCTGATCGGCGGTATCCAGGGCGACCGGCTGGGCGCGGCGGGGATCATGGCGGCGCTGATCGCCCCCGATGGCCGGGTGCGTGCCGCCAACCGCGTGCTGTGCGCCCGCGCCATGGGCGGCGAGATGATGTCGATCGTCGGCCGCGACTTCGCGACCTTCCTGATGCACGATCCCGGCGGTCAGGTCCGCTTCGCTGCCGAACTCGGCAAGGGCGATGGGCGTCGCTTGCGCATCCTGCAAATCCCCTTCGTCGAGGGGGAGGGCGCGCCGATGCTGGTCGTGCTGCTCGACGAGGAGGAGCAGCTCGTGGCTCCCGCCGGGGCCAGTGCGGGCAGCCATGTGCGGGGGCTCGTCTCGCTGATGCCCTTCGGCATCGCCCTGGTCGATCGGGACGGGCGCTTCATCCAGATGAACTCCGCCTTCATGC
This window harbors:
- the dapA gene encoding 4-hydroxy-tetrahydrodipicolinate synthase, which encodes MFSGSIPALVTPFDDRGDHVGGAFDEAKFRDFVEWQIAEGSSALVACGTTGEAATMPKDEHFHVVRVCVDQARGRVPVIAGAGSNDTIVAIENLKAAQQAGADAALMVPPYYNRPSQEGIARHFAELAKSAPLPIVLYNVPGRTVTDIQPATLIRIVQAAPEVFVGVKDASGALARVSHHRGALGGDFCQLSGNDDLALAFNAIGGVGCISVTANVAPRLCAQFQAACAAGDMARALELHDRLFPLHEAMFGDASPGPVKYALSRIIGHFPTGVRLPMTWPSEAARAQVDAALAHAGLI
- a CDS encoding DUF2062 domain-containing protein — translated: MASAVPTLWGRSMAWVRRNMPTRDSMEKNRLLRPVAHRVLAPELWRFTRRSVPRGVALGVVAGFLFPVAQIAIAAVFALPFRANVPVAALTTFITNPLTTPILWLIAYRIGTFLLRSETPLNTQPVAEAATGWLQWAFSAFHWLWEQGPAFGLGLCVLTGGCAVVGYAASALGWRLWIGRKWRNRPRSPAI
- the smpB gene encoding SsrA-binding protein SmpB translates to MRPKPQTFDKKKIVAENRRARFDYAIETTYEAGIALTGTEVKSLRFGEGSIAESYAEVRGEEVWLVNSNVPEFSHGNRFNHEAKRPRKLLLHEREINKLHGAVAREGMTLVPLMIYFNSRGRAKVELALAKGKKAHDKRDSIKERDWKREQGRILRDRG
- a CDS encoding M13 family metallopeptidase; its protein translation is MRSLLIAALLTTAISPAIAQTKNPVDKAAVGPVKPNAKNGPEIGDFGFDMAGRDTAVKPGDDFFDYSNGTWYRATTIPADRSSYGMFHVLQDRSLEQTRTILDDAAKQPGNKAGDFYASFMDEAAVNAKGVTPVKPWLDQLRATRDRDALAIEIAKLQRQGVGSPFGVYIGQDDKAPDTYIPNFGQSGLGLPDRDYYLKDDAKLATIRTAYQAYLARMLTLAGEQNAEARAAAVFNFEKALANVHWTRIESRDADKTYNKWLAADFTAKAPGFPWARYMETLGVAGRPAYLVSQPSAITGEAKIYSETPLNVLQDYAMLKVLRSYASYLSSDFDKTNFAFYGTTLSGTPQQQARWKRGVGLVSEGLGEEVGKQYVAKYFPPESKAAADALVKNLIAAMGDRLRNLEWMAPETKQKALAKLAAFTPKIGYPDKWKDYSALTIQRGDLVGNVARANAFEFQRDLNKLGQPIDRGEWFMTPMTINAYANPPMNEIVFPAAILQPPFFDPKADPAVNYGGIGAVIGHEISHHFDDQGRKYDATGKLTDWWTEQDVARFKTFTDALVKQYDAYEPLPGQHVQGGLTLGENIADLAGLTVALDAYHKSLGGKPAPVIDGTTGDQRFYYGWAQVWRTKWREPALQQALLSDPHSPGHQRVLTVRNLDPWYAAFKVQPTDKMALTPEQRVRIW